From Quercus robur chromosome 8, dhQueRobu3.1, whole genome shotgun sequence:
TGTCGAATTGAGCTTCACTCGTAGTAGCCAAGCAACGGGCTGAGAGCAACCCATATCAAAAGTCGATGGCTCTCCTCCCCCAAATTAAAAGTAACGCCTATCAAAAGCAATGGAACAAGGGCCATCCCTCTATCAAGCCGAGGAAAATACCTTAGTAGTGTTATTATGATTTCTTGCTGACTCTTTGGGGAATGCTGACCCATttttttcctacattttctTCAAAGTGCCTCCAACAGACAATACAGATTGATCTTTGGCATAGTCGTTAGATTATTTACTTCTGGGGCAAATCCTTGACCGATGAAGCCTACGACATTTGACCTTTCTACTCGGTTTTGAGTTCATTTTTAGTAAGCTTTGAACTTATGTGTGACCCATCAAGAAGTCTGGAATACAACAAAGAGATAATGACATGTGAGGAGAAAATTGTTAGATACAAATGCGTGTGTGGAAGTCCCACGTGAAAAACGATAGAAGAAAAACCTAgagaaattaatataaaataatttgaccATAACAAAGTCTCAAACTTTTGGGTTAAATCGTTACTGTATGTTATGTTAAGGCCTCCTTTGGAGTCTCCCAACTATTATCCCCCAACAGAACTTTCCAGCAAAGAATTACATAAAAACTTGCCAATCTAAAATATTCTTATTCACAACATTTCTCTTGAATATTATTGCAAAGCTTCTAGATAATCAACATTCATTTATGAGACTATTTTTTTACGCAAATGCAAAATTGTCCTCTCTCAAAATCACTCTAAAATAGTTGTTGTAGGGttgtaacaaaaacaaaaatatacgTTCTCCATCATAATATGGCTTCCTATATTAGCATTGCCACTTTGAAGTGACAGAAAGACCTTGAATTTCAATTCAGACATGCTTGTCTCCACCAGAGCAATGCAAGAAGCTAATCTCTCGAATGTCAGGTACCAACGGATCTTTTGATGATACATATCAGAACCATAATACATTTGAATAATGTTGTTAGGCCAtaggaaaagaaattgaaagttTTTGGATGATTTACTAGGATATACTAATGCTTATGGCTTTAATTCAAAAATGTTACCGGCCGTCCATAATTGAAACAGTTGCATCACTCACAGAACAGATTTCTGCCCTGCTATTATCTGTTTTTGCCTTCATCACACTTTTCATATTCAAGAAAGCAGGTTGTTTAGGATAAGGTAGAGCTGTGCTTTCATTGCTAAGCATTGCGACAACATCAGACATTGTAGGTCTATCCGCTGCATTTTCTTGAACACAGAGGAGACCTATGTTAACATATTTCAATGCCACACGAATAGAGGATACATCATCAAGTAGTGGATCCACCAAGTCCGATCCCCTGTCACTTGTCCATAACTCCCATGCCTTACATattggagaaagaaaaaaataaaaatgctgtGCAATAATATAGTGAAGTTTCAAACTACTAATAACAAAGAGAACAAATAAATCACGAAGTACACACACAAAGAACATGTGGAGTTACATGGTAGGCATGCATGATACCTATGTTCACAAGCGGCAACAAGGAGAAAACTTCACTATGAATATGGGAAGATTACAATATTGGCAGAAGTGCTCTCTTAAGAAATTCAGAGTCCAAATACACCCAAAGAACACTCTCTCTATTAAACATTAGCACACGATAAGATACCTGATTATAACACACATGTAGGAGTACTAGTTAAAAGGTTGAATATATGTTCAGCACATGGTGGACACAAGGGAACCTGGAACCCCTTGCGCAAGTCGAATTTAGCTAAAGGTTTGCCAACTTTCAGGTGACACAACTGAAGCCACAAACCACATCAACAAATCTCCATCTTAGCTTGAGTTGGATCAAGTCATACAAGCAAAATGCCTATATTGCCTCGACTAAAGCCCTCAAGGGTATCACAGATCTTGGAataattacataataaaatcTAGAGTTTAGTATTATTTAAGTTTAAAACTTTGAGTTAAGGTTCATAAATGTTCagagtataattttaaattttttatgatttgggGTCCATTTaacaactaaaaattatttcatatgAATTCTAAATGAAATTCTGACtttgaaataattataacaataaCTGATTCATGTCAAAAACCTTACatagaaaaacacaaataaactAATATATTACTATTGTGTGGGTTTCTTTGGAATGAAAATACTATAATCATAAGGATCTGAATGTGTTaagatggggggggggggggggggggggagtgagATTGGGGGATTGTTGAAAAtattcatattaaaaaatttaaaaaaaaaaaaagcagcaatTGTTAATAAGAAGTAAAAAGTATATTGAacttttgcaaaaaaaatggtGGCAAATAGGATACTCACATATCCAAGAAGATGGAAAGAATCGGTTTGATAAAACCCAGTGTTCTTCCTACCACTCACAATCTCTAATAGCAAGAcaccaaaactgaaaacatctGACTTGATAGAAAAGAGGCCTTCCAAAGCATATTCAGGGGACATATAACCACTGAAACCATAATCAAGTTAAAATATTAGTAGTCATGTTTTGTCTCTCGAACTGTTTGAGAACATATCATGTTGGTTTGTACTTACTAAGTGCCAACGATTCTATTTGTATTTGCCTGTGATTCGTTTCCTCCAAATATTCTTGCCATTCCAAAATCTGATATCTTCGGATTCATTTCGCTATCTAACAAAATGTTGCTAGCCTTTAAGTCTCTATGAATAATCCTCAACCTAGAATATTGATGAAGGTAAAGAAGCCCTTGTGCAATGCCTTCAATCACTCGAATCTGTGCTTGCCAATCTAAAATCTTACGCTTTTCTGGATCTATATTACAATTATGAGAAATTAGTTATGCACAATTAAAAGATCATATGCAAAGGTCAACCAtgaaatcaatcacaattatatatatatatatatatgaaacatTACTAACCAAAAATGAAGAAGTCCAAACTTTTATTCGGCATATACTCATATACTAGTATCTTTTCATCTCGTTCAATGCAGCAGCCCAAAAGTCTAACAagattgttgtgttggagcTTGGCTATGAGCATAGCTTCATTTTTTAGCTCCTCCCAACCTTGGCCCGATCTTCTTGAAAGCCTTTTCACAGCTACCAAATCCCCTTTCAGTAATATTCCCTGAAATTGTTTTCCTTAAAGCTTAGTTTTGTGACCACCATGAAGAAATTAGGATAGCCCAATTATAATCGACAGAAATATACAGAGTAGTGATTATAACAGACGCAGTAATAAACTGTCAGTGCTTGTTTGTTCTTGTTAACATGGCAAGTGTAAAGTTGATAAGAGTTAACCTTTGTATTCATTCCTCATCCTAAGAATTGCTTTTATGGATAATCATACCTTGTAAACAGGTCCAAAACCACCCTCTCCAAGCTTATTTGCATCGGAGAAATTATCAGTTGCAGTAGAAACACTCGCAAAACTGAATAATGGCATTTTGACTTCCTTTTTCCTGATATCTCCACGCTTATTTACTTCCAGCAGCTCCGAATTTTCAGACTTTATGGTCATGCCCAAATCTAACTGTACCAAATCCTCACCTGAACAGTGAACAAttacaacacacacacatatatatatttagggcAATAATTAAGCATATTCATTTTGATTGCTTAAATAGCGTTATCAGCAATTCTTTCTCACCCTTGCTTGTCATCCTGAGTTTTCTCCATACACAACAGAGAAAGAGGCCCAACATAAGCGTTGCAAGAGGCAGAGATATAGCCAGTATGGCTACTAATTGCTTAGCTCGTACAAGCATTACTCCTTCAGTTGCTCCAGGTGTCGCTGCTGTGTTAGATTCATTCTTTGAGCTTGAGTCTGTCAAAGAAAATCAGAGGAATAAATAAATGTATTCATTGTACTTAAACTAAAAATTGGCAATGCGTACCATCTCAAGTAATAATAATATGGCAACGCCTAGACTTATCCCGTAAAAACCTTTGGAACTCAATAAGTCTAAATGTAAAGTGGTGACCCAGTTCCAAATTAAGACAATTTAGCTTAAGAGTAAAACATAGATGAagtactcttcttttttttttttttttgctgaattagaTAAAGTGCCTTATATGTTATACAATAGGATGCCCAATTGAATTTAACATtggcttatttatttttataattctattGGTAGGGGAAGGAGATTTAAACCCGGATTGTCTTCCTGGTGTACAAACTGAGCTACAAGCTGTTGGAAGGAAAGAGTGAATTTAATAACACAAACATATACAATTACAAATCGAACAGCTAGTTATCCACTTTACCAACAAAAGTTCATACATATTTCTTACCATTGGTGACCAATTCTTGGGGGGGTAGTTTCAGGTAGAAATCATTTCCATATTTATCTTCGATTGATAGTTGCTTCAGATATGAACCTTGCCATGTTAAGCAGCCAGACTTGGTCCTATTGAGATCGAACTTTTGCTCAAAAGCATAAGCAATACAAGAACAATTGTTCAAGCAAGATGATTGGCACTCCTTATCACTGCTAATCTCCGATCTCAGCGGTTTATTATCAAGCCAATCAACTTTAGACATGCGAAAAAACCCATCCTTCTGAACATCACTATTATTACTGCACTGCAGAGCAGTTTTCCTCACACAGCCGTTGGACACGTCTCCTTTGCTCCAAGCACCAGCACCAGCAGAAACGGGTTTGAAACCTGGCAAACATCCACATGGTTCTTGCGCAGTCTCATTGCATACACTAAAAGCGCCGCATAAAGCATAATCCCCACACCTGGATGACTGTAACGAGGTATTCCACGTTTTCTCTTCTTGTAACCATGACTGCAGTTTAAGCTTCCCGGTTTCATCCAACACGATTCTCGAAATTTGAGTTTGAGAAGTGTATTTAATAGTAGGCCAAGAATTAGAAGACAAAACAACAAAGCTAGCGAGTGAACCAGTCCAATATACGTCAGGCCCCTCCATTATTGTCAGTGAGTAATCCAGCCGTAGGGTGAAATTACCAGGAGCtgggtcttctttacttttccacgATGTTAATGGCCGACTATATTCGAGAGTCATTCCGGGCAAAAGAGTATCAGTAGGATAGTCAAAGCTTTGCCAAAAAAGCTCTAAGACCCTGTTTGTGAGTATAAGATTACCTGTATCCAACAGCATGGCATGGGTACCGTTGCCAGCTGAAGTGTTGGTCATGGCGAATGTCATTGTGCCATCAGATATTACAAGATCTCCATCCTGATTAATATTGAGAACAGGAGTGGAATCAGGGAATGGGTACTTTCTGTTCGCAACCCAAACTACACTCTGCTCAGAAACATTCTTGAATCGTATTGCCAAGTAATACTTTGTCGAATTTCCTGgagagaagaaacaaagttCGAAGATTCCATTAGGCGACACAATGGTCTCCGGGTGTGTCAGTGATTGGCCAGGTAAGATGGTATCCGTGACAGTATTATTAGTGGATTGAAAAcccagagagaaaaaaagaagcaggAAAGCAATAAGAAGGGAAATTCTACTATTCATGTTTGTATCAGGCAGCTATGCAGTGCAGCACACTTTACAACTTGCAATTTGCAGTGCAACCCGGAAGGAGACTTAGAGGTAGGAGACTCAAAAGTCGTGTTCTTAGATTGAAGAAGGAGACTAGGTCAACCATCAGCGTTTTCGCCGTGTCACTGAAAAGGCATTAATCATTATGGTGACATTTCACGTAAACTACAGTGTCGTACAATTCTAGGTTTTACTGGAATCAATTTTATCCCCAGTGAACATAATATGACATTACATAGTTCATAAACTTGCTAATcaggttttaatttttggtttcaCTAACATTATTTGGTCCAGGAACGTTGAATTCAGATATCCGTGACAGTATCAGTGGCGGTGGTAGCATACTAGTATAATAGTATTGGTGGACTGAAAACCCAGCCAGAAAAACAGTAGCAGAGGAGCAATAAGAGCTGAAGTTCTGCTACTCATATTTGTATGTATCGAGATCGAGGGGAGgttgtttttggaagattttgATGTCTCTGACTGAGGGACCAAAAATTTCCTCGGAGGTTCATTTGAGagatttttgtttctcttttctttgtttttgagttCTTTGTCGTAAGATTACTTCCCCCTCTTTAGTTATCttggaattttttattgtgaaatctTTTATGAAATTTTGGGTCTAGAGAGGTTAGAagtgaatggttttttttttttttttggcaaattccTTGATGCATTAATTGATATCTTTGGTTGAAATTTTCTGTGGGGCTGTAGGATTGATAAATTATGTACTCGGACCAATGCCTTCCCGAAATTGACATGTGTGACAGTGTGGGTCTCTCCATTACTGGCTTTGTTGCCGAATCGTGTCTTTGCTGAAGACTTttgattcttcttctttgtttagaTTCTGAATTCTGTGGTTCTTAAACTTCAAGTTTCATTTATTGTCATATCATAATGAGAGTTAgttgagagaaagagacagagcGAGAGAGGTGGTATTACTTCTTCTcctttatgagagagagagagagaaaaaaaaaaaaaaaaaaaaaaaaaaaaaaaaaaaaaaagataaagatgaaGCAAGTTTagatatgttttcttttttgggatgaTTTAGATACGTTTGGTCCTCATGTGTTGATGTGTGTGGTTATTGGATCTCCATAAACGTAGGAgcaaatgatttatttatttattattattattattattgaaaaagaaGGAGCAAATGAATTTAGATATGTTTGGTTAGTAAGAAAGGGGaggtaatattaaaataataataataagatcttgatttttttagttcattttaAATGCTGacatgaaatttattattatttatttttgtagtcATTTAAGCTTTAGTGACTAGTGAATTACCATAGGGATTAACttcacaacaaattaaaaataacataaattaaatttagttaaaaaaataataaagattagATTGAAAATAATTCCAAAATATAACGACTATAATAGTAATTTTGCCATCTTATAACCTCAAGTTGTGTACAATAAGCCTGCCTATCAGAGTTGTGACTAGGGATTATAAATCTAGCACATGAACTACAAAGGGATTATAAAACTTTTGAAcctaaaaaatgttataagtaatgaaaagaaaataacatattcaCGTGATTCCACAAATTCACCTGTTATAACTCACAAgaattttctcccaaaaaaaaaaaaaaaaactcgttagttgtaacaaaaattgaatGTGCCTTTTTGAAGGACTTATCAATGACTTGTATGGTTGTGCCTCAAAGCcttccaaaattatatattttcctaCACTTTTTCCTACCAGAATTTGCCTTTTTTTACCAGTTTTTCTATCATGAGTATCAGAACCAATTAACCAAACTGCTTTTTCCTCTGATTGATTTGTCTACCCTAGCACCGACactatttaattttattctttttatccCTCCCTCCAATAAGCCCTCATTTCACACCTACACTCACctgactctctctttctctctctctctctgttgatttctttctcttttcctagTGTTCAAGCTTGCAGGTCCGGGGCAACTAATATCAAAAGTCAATGGCTAACCTCCCCGAAATAAAAAGGAACGCCTATTCAACCGCAATGGAATATGAGTCAAGGGTCATGGTCATCCCTCTTTTTTGCCGAGGAAAACACCTTACTTGTATTATGtgtaactttatatatatatatatatatatatatatatatatatatatatatattataagatCGGTGTTTTTAATGCGCACattttaaaacataataaaaaagaagactaaTAGTTTAGTCATAATTTGGCtgatatttttatgaaaattatgaaatgtGTGTGGTTGTTTAATTTTTGACTAGATAGCAACCTAACATTgccttctctctcaaaaaaccaattacatctctctttgatttgaaaaatcaaaagggaaaaatcaaattgaa
This genomic window contains:
- the LOC126694843 gene encoding G-type lectin S-receptor-like serine/threonine-protein kinase At4g03230, with product MNSRISLLIAFLLLFFSLGFQSTNNTVTDTILPGQSLTHPETIVSPNGIFELCFFSPGNSTKYYLAIRFKNVSEQSVVWVANRKYPFPDSTPVLNINQDGDLVISDGTMTFAMTNTSAGNGTHAMLLDTGNLILTNRVLELFWQSFDYPTDTLLPGMTLEYSRPLTSWKSKEDPAPGNFTLRLDYSLTIMEGPDVYWTGSLASFVVLSSNSWPTIKYTSQTQISRIVLDETGKLKLQSWLQEEKTWNTSLQSSRCGDYALCGAFSVCNETAQEPCGCLPGFKPVSAGAGAWSKGDVSNGCVRKTALQCSNNSDVQKDGFFRMSKVDWLDNKPLRSEISSDKECQSSCLNNCSCIAYAFEQKFDLNRTKSGCLTWQGSYLKQLSIEDKYGNDFYLKLPPQELVTNDSSSKNESNTAATPGATEGVMLVRAKQLVAILAISLPLATLMLGLFLCCVWRKLRMTSKGEDLVQLDLGMTIKSENSELLEVNKRGDIRKKEVKMPLFSFASVSTATDNFSDANKLGEGGFGPVYKGILLKGDLVAVKRLSRRSGQGWEELKNEAMLIAKLQHNNLVRLLGCCIERDEKILVYEYMPNKSLDFFIFDPEKRKILDWQAQIRVIEGIAQGLLYLHQYSRLRIIHRDLKASNILLDSEMNPKISDFGMARIFGGNESQANTNRIVGTYGYMSPEYALEGLFSIKSDVFSFGVLLLEIVSGRKNTGFYQTDSFHLLGYAWELWTSDRGSDLVDPLLDDVSSIRVALKYVNIGLLCVQENAADRPTMSDVVAMLSNESTALPYPKQPAFLNMKSVMKAKTDNSRAEICSVSDATVSIMDGR